A section of the Ciceribacter thiooxidans genome encodes:
- a CDS encoding putative bifunctional diguanylate cyclase/phosphodiesterase, with protein sequence MEQGANRRRVATFPLKVVLLTVCGTIALVVAAQVFLTWATRVIDDQSEARQVPIAEHVISQLRSRVAHDQESSTVWDEAVETVRKPPSPERDEWIDGNLGSWMISYFGHDAAFVLDPADRPIYAYVDDKISGPEAFDRFRSVTEPMASRLRDMLRRQDRSQVNDRVLSPGVSDFSRIGEHPAIVSVKPVVSDSGEIEQVPGQEYLHVAVKYLDSDFLQELSSEYGFHGLFFSPVSQKLPGTAELPIVADSGQIVGYFGWLPYRPGSAFLASISPALVGALLLLIITLTLFLLALYRRLKVNRAQEERIRFLANHDALTGLLNRTAFERELDLALMPAKGAVPQIAVLYLDLDRFKQINDTLGHGAGDDVIREVAKRIGVLLPPEGRLCRVGGDEFNIFVPFSEVSEVEALCSRIVSSIAEPFVIDGKTTFAGVSVGAAYSPLHGANRSELTRKADVALYNAKASGRGRFTTFGVHMDVIIRERAEIERDLHAALTKTGQFHVLYQPKYRARTGDLISVEALVRWYHPTRGCLSPTFFIPIAEEAGLIKALGRYVLEEACKAAAKWQIGSVAVNVSPIQWRNPGFASEVEATLEATGLDPHRLELEITETAWMDGTSTCIANIRALRDLGVAIALDDFGTGFSTFGRLHDTEVDHIKIDKSFIDGLGKSRGDEAIVQAIVDMAHAKGLKTTAEGVQTQEQSAFLTEIGCDELQGFLFSEPVSVRDIDKLLADGGQRARPQS encoded by the coding sequence ATGGAACAAGGCGCAAACCGTCGCAGGGTCGCGACCTTTCCGCTCAAGGTGGTCCTTCTCACCGTCTGCGGCACAATTGCACTGGTCGTCGCCGCCCAGGTCTTCCTGACCTGGGCCACGAGGGTCATCGACGATCAGTCGGAGGCACGGCAGGTCCCGATCGCCGAGCATGTCATCAGCCAACTGCGTTCGCGCGTCGCCCATGACCAGGAGAGTTCGACCGTCTGGGACGAGGCCGTCGAGACGGTGCGCAAGCCGCCGAGTCCCGAACGGGACGAGTGGATAGACGGCAATCTCGGCAGCTGGATGATCTCCTATTTCGGGCACGATGCCGCTTTCGTGCTCGATCCCGCCGACCGTCCGATCTATGCCTACGTCGACGACAAGATCAGCGGGCCGGAAGCATTTGATCGCTTCCGCTCCGTCACCGAGCCGATGGCCTCGCGCCTGCGCGACATGCTCCGCAGGCAGGACAGGAGCCAGGTGAACGATCGCGTGCTCTCTCCGGGTGTCAGTGATTTCAGCAGGATCGGCGAGCATCCGGCCATCGTCAGCGTGAAGCCGGTGGTTTCCGACAGCGGCGAAATCGAGCAGGTGCCGGGGCAGGAGTATCTGCACGTCGCCGTGAAGTATCTCGACAGCGATTTTCTGCAGGAACTTTCGAGCGAGTACGGCTTCCACGGTCTCTTCTTCTCGCCGGTGTCGCAGAAGCTGCCCGGCACGGCCGAGCTGCCGATCGTCGCCGACAGTGGACAGATCGTCGGCTATTTCGGTTGGCTTCCCTACCGCCCGGGCTCGGCATTCCTTGCGTCGATCTCGCCGGCACTCGTCGGCGCGCTGCTGCTGCTGATCATCACGCTGACGCTCTTTCTTCTCGCCCTTTACCGACGCCTCAAGGTGAACCGTGCGCAGGAGGAGCGTATTCGCTTCCTCGCCAATCACGACGCGCTGACCGGGCTCCTGAACCGCACCGCCTTCGAGCGCGAACTCGACCTTGCACTAATGCCGGCGAAGGGGGCGGTTCCCCAGATCGCCGTGCTCTACCTCGATCTCGACCGGTTCAAGCAGATCAACGACACGCTGGGACACGGCGCCGGCGATGACGTCATCCGGGAGGTGGCGAAGCGGATCGGTGTGCTGTTGCCGCCGGAGGGACGTCTCTGCCGCGTCGGCGGCGACGAGTTCAACATCTTCGTGCCCTTCTCCGAGGTGTCCGAGGTCGAGGCGCTTTGTTCGCGTATCGTCTCGTCGATCGCGGAACCCTTCGTCATCGACGGGAAAACGACCTTTGCGGGTGTCTCGGTCGGTGCGGCCTATTCACCTCTCCACGGCGCGAACCGCAGCGAGCTCACCCGCAAGGCGGACGTTGCACTCTACAATGCCAAGGCGAGCGGGCGAGGGCGTTTCACGACGTTTGGCGTCCACATGGACGTTATCATCAGGGAGCGGGCGGAAATCGAGCGCGATCTCCACGCCGCACTCACCAAGACAGGCCAGTTCCATGTTCTCTACCAGCCGAAATACCGCGCGCGGACCGGCGATCTGATCAGTGTCGAGGCATTGGTACGGTGGTACCATCCGACCCGTGGCTGTCTCTCCCCGACCTTCTTCATTCCGATCGCCGAGGAGGCCGGCCTCATCAAGGCGCTCGGGCGATACGTCCTCGAGGAAGCCTGCAAGGCGGCCGCGAAATGGCAGATCGGCAGCGTGGCGGTCAACGTCTCACCGATACAGTGGCGCAATCCCGGTTTCGCATCCGAGGTCGAGGCGACGCTCGAGGCGACCGGCCTCGATCCACATCGGCTCGAGCTCGAAATCACCGAGACGGCATGGATGGATGGTACGTCCACCTGCATCGCCAACATAAGGGCATTGAGAGATCTCGGCGTTGCCATCGCGCTCGACGATTTCGGGACCGGCTTCTCCACCTTCGGCCGTCTGCACGACACGGAAGTCGATCACATCAAAATCGACAAATCGTTCATCGATGGGCTCGGCAAATCACGCGGTGACGAGGCTATCGTCCAGGCAATCGTGGATATGGCGCACGCGAAGGGCTTGAAGACGACGGCCGAGGGGGTGCAAACGCAGGAGCAGAGCGCATTCCTAACGGAGATCGGCTGCGACGAGTTGCAGGGCTTCCTGTTTTCGGAGCCCGTTTCCGTCCGGGACATCGACAAGCTGCTTGCGGACGGGGGGCAGCGCGCCCGGCCGCAGTCGTGA
- a CDS encoding amino acid ABC transporter ATP-binding protein, producing MIELSHIVKRFGEAVILDDISLTFPEGSVTALVGPSGGGKSTLLRSINLLELPTSGSVQVGDDRVEFAPDRKTPWAAIQKIRCETGMVFQNFQLFPHRTTIENVMEGLLVVQKWPREKARARAVELLTKVGMAHKADAWPANLSGGQQQRVAIARALAPSPKVLLCDEPTSALDPELAGEVVDVLSKLASEGTTMVIATHDLRLASRIANQVVFLEAGQIVETGASEQIFRDPQRERTRRFVSSISAAQTL from the coding sequence ATGATCGAACTGTCCCACATCGTGAAGCGTTTCGGCGAGGCCGTGATCCTCGATGACATTTCGCTCACCTTTCCGGAAGGCAGCGTGACGGCGCTCGTCGGCCCGTCCGGCGGCGGCAAGAGCACGCTGCTCCGGTCGATCAACCTTCTCGAACTCCCGACCTCCGGATCCGTCCAGGTGGGTGACGACCGGGTCGAGTTCGCACCGGACCGCAAGACGCCCTGGGCCGCGATCCAGAAAATCCGCTGCGAAACCGGCATGGTGTTTCAGAACTTCCAGCTCTTCCCGCACCGCACGACCATCGAGAACGTCATGGAGGGGCTTCTCGTCGTCCAGAAGTGGCCCCGCGAAAAGGCCCGCGCCCGCGCCGTCGAACTCCTGACCAAGGTCGGCATGGCCCACAAGGCGGATGCCTGGCCTGCCAATCTTTCCGGCGGTCAACAGCAGCGCGTGGCGATTGCGCGCGCGCTCGCCCCCTCCCCCAAGGTTCTGCTCTGCGACGAGCCGACATCGGCACTCGATCCGGAACTCGCCGGCGAGGTCGTCGACGTCCTGAGCAAGCTCGCAAGCGAAGGCACGACCATGGTCATCGCGACACATGATCTGCGGCTCGCTTCGCGCATCGCCAATCAGGTGGTCTTTCTGGAAGCGGGTCAGATCGTTGAAACGGGCGCCTCCGAGCAGATCTTCCGCGATCCGCAACGCGAGCGCACCCGCCGCTTCGTCTCCTCGATCAGCGCCGCCCAGACGCTCTGA
- a CDS encoding amino acid ABC transporter permease: MPHWLQLMTDSLPTLLWAGVKFTIPLTLLSFVLGLSLGLVTAVTRLFAPKPLVLVARFYVWVIRGTPLLVQLFVIFYGLPSIGVLLDAFPAALIGFTLNVGAYTSEIIRAAIASVPKGQWEAAYSTGMTWGQAMRRTILPQAGRVAVPPLSNTFISLVKDTSLAAAITVPELFQSAQRIVATTYEPLILYVEAAFIYLAMSSVLSALQSRLEIRFGRYGGMLEANR, encoded by the coding sequence ATGCCGCACTGGCTGCAACTGATGACCGATTCGCTGCCGACCCTGCTTTGGGCCGGGGTGAAGTTCACCATTCCGCTGACGCTTCTCTCCTTCGTCCTTGGCCTGTCGCTCGGCCTCGTCACGGCCGTGACACGGCTTTTCGCGCCGAAGCCGCTGGTGCTCGTCGCCCGCTTCTACGTCTGGGTGATCCGCGGCACGCCGCTGCTGGTGCAACTCTTCGTCATCTTCTACGGCCTGCCGAGCATCGGCGTCTTGCTCGATGCCTTCCCGGCCGCACTGATCGGCTTCACGCTGAATGTCGGCGCCTATACCTCCGAGATCATCCGTGCAGCCATCGCCTCCGTGCCCAAGGGCCAGTGGGAGGCTGCCTACTCCACCGGCATGACCTGGGGCCAGGCCATGCGCCGCACGATCCTGCCTCAGGCGGGCCGGGTCGCGGTGCCGCCGCTTTCCAACACCTTCATCTCGCTGGTCAAGGACACCTCGCTCGCCGCGGCGATCACCGTGCCGGAACTCTTCCAGTCGGCGCAGCGGATCGTCGCCACGACCTATGAGCCGCTGATCCTCTACGTCGAGGCCGCCTTCATCTACCTCGCCATGAGCTCGGTTCTGTCGGCGCTGCAATCGCGTCTCGAGATCCGTTTCGGCCGCTACGGCGGTATGCTGGAGGCCAACCGATGA
- a CDS encoding amino acid ABC transporter substrate-binding protein, which produces MNWLKTIAAAAALQTLTFAPVLAGENLDQIKSAGVFKIGTEGTYAPFTFHDADNKLVGFDVEIGEAVAEKLGVKAEFVEGKWDGLIAGLDANRYDAVINQVGITEARKQKYDFSDPYITSKAVLIVKDDNADIKSFEDLKGKRSAQSLTSNFGKLAENAGAELVGTDGFDQSIQLVLTGRADATINDSLSFLDFKKQKPDAPVKIVAEKADADYSGIIVRKGDPELVAAINKALADIKADGTYQKISEKYFGADVSK; this is translated from the coding sequence ATGAACTGGCTCAAGACGATCGCCGCGGCGGCAGCGCTGCAAACCCTGACCTTCGCCCCGGTTCTGGCGGGCGAGAACCTCGACCAGATCAAGTCGGCCGGCGTTTTCAAGATCGGCACCGAAGGCACCTATGCGCCGTTCACCTTCCATGACGCCGACAACAAGCTCGTCGGCTTCGACGTCGAGATCGGTGAGGCGGTCGCAGAGAAGCTCGGCGTGAAGGCGGAGTTCGTCGAAGGCAAGTGGGACGGCCTGATCGCCGGCCTCGACGCCAACCGCTACGACGCCGTCATCAACCAGGTCGGCATCACCGAGGCACGCAAGCAGAAATACGATTTCTCCGATCCCTACATCACCTCCAAGGCCGTGCTGATCGTCAAGGACGACAACGCCGACATCAAGAGCTTCGAGGACCTCAAGGGCAAGAGGTCGGCCCAGTCGCTCACCAGCAATTTCGGCAAGCTCGCCGAGAACGCCGGCGCCGAACTCGTCGGCACCGACGGCTTCGATCAGTCGATCCAGCTCGTCCTGACCGGCCGCGCCGACGCCACCATCAACGACAGCCTCTCCTTCCTCGACTTCAAGAAGCAGAAGCCGGATGCGCCGGTGAAGATCGTCGCCGAGAAGGCCGATGCCGACTATTCCGGCATCATCGTCCGCAAGGGCGATCCGGAACTGGTGGCAGCGATCAACAAGGCGCTCGCGGACATCAAGGCAGACGGCACCTACCAGAAGATTTCGGAGAAGTATTTCGGGGCTGACGTTTCAAAGTAA
- a CDS encoding HupE/UreJ family protein: protein MFKRLSLSAAFLAAAAAPAFAHLDPTEHGSLMSGVSHPLSGADHVLAMVAVGLWASQIGGRALFAVPAAFVTTMAAGFLLAVSGFALPFVEPAVLASVIGLGLLVATAVRLPTAASAAIVGLFALFHGHAHGGELGAAGAVQFGLGFLVSTALLHVAGVGLGISLSRMGTIATRLLGAVTALGGAALIFG, encoded by the coding sequence ATGTTCAAACGCCTTTCGCTTTCCGCCGCCTTCCTCGCCGCCGCTGCGGCCCCGGCCTTCGCCCACCTCGATCCGACCGAACACGGCTCGCTGATGTCGGGCGTGTCTCACCCGCTGAGCGGTGCCGATCACGTGCTGGCGATGGTTGCCGTCGGCCTCTGGGCGTCGCAGATCGGCGGCCGGGCGCTCTTCGCCGTTCCCGCTGCCTTCGTGACCACCATGGCTGCAGGCTTCCTGCTTGCGGTTTCCGGCTTCGCGCTCCCCTTTGTCGAGCCGGCCGTGCTCGCCTCCGTCATCGGCCTCGGCCTGCTGGTGGCAACCGCCGTCCGCCTTCCGACCGCGGCATCGGCCGCGATCGTCGGCCTTTTCGCCCTCTTCCACGGCCATGCCCACGGCGGTGAACTCGGTGCCGCCGGCGCCGTCCAGTTCGGCCTCGGCTTTCTCGTCTCCACCGCGCTGCTGCATGTAGCCGGCGTCGGCCTCGGCATCTCGTTGTCCCGCATGGGAACGATCGCCACCCGCCTTCTCGGCGCCGTGACCGCGCTCGGCGGCGCTGCGCTCATCTTCGGCTGA